From one Pseudopipra pipra isolate bDixPip1 chromosome 2, bDixPip1.hap1, whole genome shotgun sequence genomic stretch:
- the SMPD1 gene encoding sphingomyelin phosphodiesterase isoform X1, producing the protein MAAGARAPPGPLSRSLPLPLALAVLALLALPGPAQAGLPPDPGEQLVAAAPRWGWRNVSCPACRVLFGALDLALQLEPNVARVGRVASRLCQELRLARPPVCRQAVQLFQRDVVAAWARSVLRPPEACGLLLGPRCGHWDILGAWNLSLPAAPKPPVRPPLPPPPGAPTARILFLTDLHWDRRYTPGSAAACPDPLCCRGAPRDGPGAAGFWGTYGKCDLPLHTIDALLAQLPNASSHAGDGSGGARNGTGGFAAAYWTGDIPAHDVWQQSRGDQLRALRTVTALLRARLGGLRVFPAVGNHEATPVNAFPPPYVRGNQSAAWLYDAMAEAWRGWLPPAALRTLRAGGFYTAQVWPGLRLVSLNMNFCSQANFWLLINSTDPAGQLQWLMGVLADAERDGEKVHIIGHIPPAHCLHSWSWNYYRIISRVPRVRGGRFLPWELPRSAGPRDLHPEPDGGQRGPPGDAPPLAAALRRARGLRAARGLPGRLGPAGAAAAGRRAALPALLVPPAQGAPSPRALRGPLQGRPALCPALRPRRRPRALPAPAPRPALPTHPGALATAAALLTGSHRERVGVSTWSHWERGWSQHMVTLGVGPGVGSAHGHARTGFGTGTWSLHLTRCTIKAQWAPLSLPILIHQDWDWSQDQHTILVFPSPSQYRCDGPHCPSSSSSQSSPHNTLGRTKPGIT; encoded by the exons ATGGCTGCCGGggcccgggccccgccggggccgctGTCCCGGTCCCTGCCGCTGCCGCTGGCCCTGGCCGTGCTGGCGCTGCTGGCGCTGCCGGGGCCGGCGCAGGCGGGGCTGCCCCCCGACCCCGGGGAGCAGCTGGTGGCGGCGGCGCCGCGCTGGGGCTGGAGGAACGTGTCGTGCCCGGCCTGCCGGGTGCTGTTCGGGGCGCTGGACCTGGCGCTGCAG CTGGAGCCGAACGTGGCGCGCGTGGGGCGCGTGGCATCGcggctgtgccaggagctgcgGCTGGCACGGCCGCCCGTGTGCCGCCAGGCCGTGCAGCTGTTCCAGCGCGACGTGGTGGCGGCCTGGGCGCGCTCGGTGCTGCGCCCGCCTGAGGCCTGCGGGCTCCTGCTGGGCCCCCGCTGCGGCCACTGGGACATCCTGGGCGCCTGGAACCTGTCCCTGCCCGCCGCCCCCAAGCCGCCGGTGCGGCCCCccctgccgccgccgcccggcgcgcccACCGCCCGCATCCTGTTCCTCACCGACCTGCACTGGGACCGCCGGTACACGCCCGGCAGCGCCGCCGCCTGCCCCGACCCGCTGTGCTGCCGCGGGGCCCCCCGCGACGGGCCGGGGGCCGCGGGGTTCTGGGGCACCTACGGCAAGTGCGACCTGCCCCTGCACACCATCGACGcgctgctggcacagctccccAACGCCAGCAGCCACGCCGGCGACGGCTCCGGCGGCGCCAGGAACGGCACCGGAGGGTTCGCGGCCGCGTACTGGACCGGGGACATCCCCGCGCACGACGTGTGGCAGCAGAGCCGCGGGGACCAGCTGCGGGCGCTGCGCACGGTGACGGCCCTGCTGCGCGCCCGCCTCGGGGGGCTGCGCGTCTTCCCGGCCGTGGGCAATCACGAGGCCACCCCGGTGAACGCCTTCCCCCCGCCCTACGTGCGTGGGAACCAGTCGGCCGCCTGGCTCTACGACGCCATGGCCGAGGCCTGGCGGGGCTGGCTGCCCCCCGCCGCCCTGCGCACCCTGCG GGCCGGTGGGTTCTACACAGCACAGGTCTGGCCTGGGCTGCGCCTCGTCTCCCTCAACATGAACTTCTGCTCCCAGGCCAACTTCTGGCTCCTCATCAACTCCACTGACCCTGCGGGGCAGCTCCAGTGGCTCATGGGGGTCCTGGCAGATGCTGAGCGTGATGGGGAGAAG GTGCACATCATTGGGCACATCCCCCCGGCCCACTGcctgcacagctggagctggaacTACTACCGCATCATCAGCAG GGTACCGCGTGTACGAGGTGGCCGGTTCCTACCCTGGGAGCTCCCACGCAGTGCTGGACCACGAGACCTTCATCCTGAACCTGACGGAGGCCAACGCGGCCCCCCCGGGGACGCCCCCCCGCTGGCGGCGGCTCTACGGCGCGCGCGAGGCCTACGGGCTGCCCGCGGCCTTCCCGGCCGACTGGGACCTGCTGGTGCGGCGGCTGCAGGACGACGAGCGGCTCTTCCAGCGCTTCTGGTTCCACCTGCACAAGGGGCACCCTCCCCGCGAGCCCTGCGGGGGCCCCTGCAAGGCcgccctgctctgtgccctgcgctCCGGCCGCGCCGGCGACCCCGCGCTCTGCCGGCCCCTGCGCCCCGCCCTGCCCTTCCCACGCATCCAGGAGCTCTGGCGACAGCGGCAGCTCTGCTGACCGGGTCACACCGGGAGCGGGTTGGAGTCAGCACATGGTCACACTGGGAGCGGGGTTGGAGTCAGCACATGGTCACACTGGGAGTCGGGCCGGGAGTGGGGTCGGCACATGGTCATGCCAGGACTGGGTTCGGTACTGGCACGTGGTCCTTGCATCTCACCAGATGCACAATAAAGGCACAGTGGGCCCCACTAtccctccccatcctcatccACCAGGATTGGGATTGGAGTCAGGATCAGCACACAATTCTTGTGTTCCCATCACCCAGCCAATACAGGTGTGATGGACCCCACTGCccttcatcctcctcatcccaaTCCTCACCCCACAACACCTTAGGGAGAACCAAACCAGGAATAACGTAA
- the SMPD1 gene encoding sphingomyelin phosphodiesterase isoform X2, with protein sequence MAAGARAPPGPLSRSLPLPLALAVLALLALPGPAQAGLPPDPGEQLVAAAPRWGWRNVSCPACRVLFGALDLALQLEPNVARVGRVASRLCQELRLARPPVCRQAVQLFQRDVVAAWARSVLRPPEACGLLLGPRCGHWDILGAWNLSLPAAPKPPVRPPLPPPPGAPTARILFLTDLHWDRRYTPGSAAACPDPLCCRGAPRDGPGAAGFWGTYGKCDLPLHTIDALLAQLPNASSHAGDGSGGARNGTGGFAAAYWTGDIPAHDVWQQSRGDQLRALRTVTALLRARLGGLRVFPAVGNHEATPVNAFPPPYVRGNQSAAWLYDAMAEAWRGWLPPAALRTLRAGGFYTAQVWPGLRLVSLNMNFCSQANFWLLINSTDPAGQLQWLMGVLADAERDGEKVHIIGHIPPAHCLHSWSWNYYRIISRFEGTIAAQFFGHTHLDEFELFYDEETLSRPVSIAFVAPSVTTYINLNPGYRVYEVAGSYPGSSHAVLDHETFILNLTEANAAPPGTPPRWRRLYGAREAYGLPAAFPADWDLLVRRLQDDERLFQRFWFHLHKGHPPREPCGGPCKAALLCALRSGRAGDPALCRPLRPALPFPRIQELWRQRQLC encoded by the exons ATGGCTGCCGGggcccgggccccgccggggccgctGTCCCGGTCCCTGCCGCTGCCGCTGGCCCTGGCCGTGCTGGCGCTGCTGGCGCTGCCGGGGCCGGCGCAGGCGGGGCTGCCCCCCGACCCCGGGGAGCAGCTGGTGGCGGCGGCGCCGCGCTGGGGCTGGAGGAACGTGTCGTGCCCGGCCTGCCGGGTGCTGTTCGGGGCGCTGGACCTGGCGCTGCAG CTGGAGCCGAACGTGGCGCGCGTGGGGCGCGTGGCATCGcggctgtgccaggagctgcgGCTGGCACGGCCGCCCGTGTGCCGCCAGGCCGTGCAGCTGTTCCAGCGCGACGTGGTGGCGGCCTGGGCGCGCTCGGTGCTGCGCCCGCCTGAGGCCTGCGGGCTCCTGCTGGGCCCCCGCTGCGGCCACTGGGACATCCTGGGCGCCTGGAACCTGTCCCTGCCCGCCGCCCCCAAGCCGCCGGTGCGGCCCCccctgccgccgccgcccggcgcgcccACCGCCCGCATCCTGTTCCTCACCGACCTGCACTGGGACCGCCGGTACACGCCCGGCAGCGCCGCCGCCTGCCCCGACCCGCTGTGCTGCCGCGGGGCCCCCCGCGACGGGCCGGGGGCCGCGGGGTTCTGGGGCACCTACGGCAAGTGCGACCTGCCCCTGCACACCATCGACGcgctgctggcacagctccccAACGCCAGCAGCCACGCCGGCGACGGCTCCGGCGGCGCCAGGAACGGCACCGGAGGGTTCGCGGCCGCGTACTGGACCGGGGACATCCCCGCGCACGACGTGTGGCAGCAGAGCCGCGGGGACCAGCTGCGGGCGCTGCGCACGGTGACGGCCCTGCTGCGCGCCCGCCTCGGGGGGCTGCGCGTCTTCCCGGCCGTGGGCAATCACGAGGCCACCCCGGTGAACGCCTTCCCCCCGCCCTACGTGCGTGGGAACCAGTCGGCCGCCTGGCTCTACGACGCCATGGCCGAGGCCTGGCGGGGCTGGCTGCCCCCCGCCGCCCTGCGCACCCTGCG GGCCGGTGGGTTCTACACAGCACAGGTCTGGCCTGGGCTGCGCCTCGTCTCCCTCAACATGAACTTCTGCTCCCAGGCCAACTTCTGGCTCCTCATCAACTCCACTGACCCTGCGGGGCAGCTCCAGTGGCTCATGGGGGTCCTGGCAGATGCTGAGCGTGATGGGGAGAAG GTGCACATCATTGGGCACATCCCCCCGGCCCACTGcctgcacagctggagctggaacTACTACCGCATCATCAGCAG GTTCGAGGGCACCATCGCAGCACAGTTCTTCGGGCACACACACCTGGATGAGTTCGAGCTGTTCTACGACGAGGAGACGCTGTCACGCCCTGTCTCCATCGCCTTCGTGGCACCGAGTGTCACCACCTACATCAACCTCAACCCCG GGTACCGCGTGTACGAGGTGGCCGGTTCCTACCCTGGGAGCTCCCACGCAGTGCTGGACCACGAGACCTTCATCCTGAACCTGACGGAGGCCAACGCGGCCCCCCCGGGGACGCCCCCCCGCTGGCGGCGGCTCTACGGCGCGCGCGAGGCCTACGGGCTGCCCGCGGCCTTCCCGGCCGACTGGGACCTGCTGGTGCGGCGGCTGCAGGACGACGAGCGGCTCTTCCAGCGCTTCTGGTTCCACCTGCACAAGGGGCACCCTCCCCGCGAGCCCTGCGGGGGCCCCTGCAAGGCcgccctgctctgtgccctgcgctCCGGCCGCGCCGGCGACCCCGCGCTCTGCCGGCCCCTGCGCCCCGCCCTGCCCTTCCCACGCATCCAGGAGCTCTGGCGACAGCGGCAGCTCTGCTGA
- the APBB1 gene encoding amyloid beta precursor protein binding family B member 1, whose product MSGALSKRSDLANDNRCPGLSLGLSPEPRTGPGGAPAEELPGAGWAKAGRDQNRNELEPGPGPGASPGALEPGVQARNARNAAGDPRALLIGASEEEEEEEDEEEDEEEEDGAGVSPPALGAERGPREPPGRSASRLFGGPGPGSDEDSSWATLSQGSSPDEPESLWPRDAGAHGDLPPGWLRVQDTSGTYYWHVPTGTTQWEPPGGPHETPSDGSTPTEGPALSWTSFAPAETFGDGDLWKDPTAEEEEEEEDEEPGVSDAETPSPGPGSPGEGMALGEEDVLNSKGLPVRSLGWVQLREEELGPGRSSGTVSACIRQLSGPRDGPPGTWGEARALLLLEGRTLKLVDPRDRALLHAQPVGGIRVWGVGRHGSRDFAYVARDPLTQVLKCHVFHCEGPASAIAAGLHRVCAQLTEERRSARAAANGLGTDHPRLGEPPLQVEFPAPKSEAVQRFPVCYLGCVPVAKPVGMDVINAALEAALAPSSGEPPAPTPVVVSVAPATLTIAHRQTEAVLCECRVRFLSFMGVGRDVRAFAFIMASAPGTFRCHMVWCEPNAAGLSEALQAACVLRYQKCLDARPQASSSCLPAPPADSVARRVGSSVRRGVQTLLGTLKPRRGGAQTP is encoded by the exons ATGTCGGGGGCCCTGAGCAAGCGCAGCGACCTCGCCAACGACAACCGGTGCCCGGGGCTGAGCCTGGGGCTGTCCCCCGAGCCCCGCaccgggcccggcggggccccGGCCGAGGAGCTGCCCGGCGCCGGCTGGGCGAAGGCCGGCCGGGACCAGAACCGCAACGAGCTGGAGCCGGGGCCAGGCCCGGGGGCGTCCCCGGGGGCGCTGGAGCCGGGGGTCCAGGCCCGCAACGCCAGGAACGCCGCCGGGGACCCCCGGGCGCTGCTGATCGGCGCCtcggaggaggaagaggaggaggaggatgaggaggaggacgaggaggaggaggacgggGCCGGGGTCTCCCCGCCGGCCCTgggcgcggagcggggcccgcGGGAGCCCCCCGGGCGCAGCGCCAGCCGCCTCTTCGGGGGGCCCGGCCCCGGCAGCGACGAAGACTCGAGCTGGGCCACGCTGAGCCAGGGCAGCTCCCCTGACGAGCCAG AGTCGCTGTGGCCGCGCGATGCAGGGGCACACGGGGACCTGCCCCCCGGGTGGCTGCGGGTGCAGGACACCTCAGGCACCTACTACTGGCACGTCCCCACTGGCACCACCCAGTGGGAGCCCCCGGGGGGGCCCCACGAGACCCCCTCCGATGGCAGCACCCCCACCGAGGGGCCCGCC ctctcctggacgAGCTTCGCCCCAGCCGAGACCTTCGGTGACGGAGACTTGTGGAAG gaccccacggccgaggaggaggaggaggaggaagatgaggaacCGGGAGTGTCAGATGCAGAGACGCCGTCGCCAGGCCCAGGATCGCCGGGAGAGGG CATGGCCCTGGGTGAGGAGGACGTGCTGAACTCCAAG GGCCTGCCGGTGCGCTCCCTGGGCTGGGTGCAGCTgcgggaggaggagctggggccCGGCCGCAGCAGCGGCACCGTCAGCGCCTGCATCCGGCAGCTCTCGGGGCCCCGCGACGGCCCCCCTGGCACCTGGGGGGAG GCGcgggcactgctgctgctcgaGGGCCGCACGCTGAAGCTCGTGGACCCCCGGGACCGGGCGCTGCTGCACGCGCAGCCCGTGGGCGGCATCCGCGTGTGGGGCGTGGGGCGGCACGGCAGCAG ggaCTTTGCGTACGTGGCCCGGGACCCCCTGACGCAGGTGCTGAAGTGCCACGTGTTCCACTGTGAGGGGCCGGCCAGCGCCATCGCCGCGGGGCTGCACCGCGTCTGCGcccag CTGACGGAGGAGCGGCGAAGCGCCCGAGCAGCGGCCAACGGGCTGGGCACGGACCACCCCCGGCTGGGGGAGCCCCCCCTGCAGG TGGAGTTCCCGGCCCCCAAGAGTGAGGCGGTTCAGCGCTTCCCCGTGTGTTACCTGGGCTGTGTCCCCGTTGCCAAGCCTGTGG gcATGGATGTGATCAACGCGGCGCTGGAGGCGGCACTGGCCCCCAGCTCGGGGGAGCCCCCCGCACCCACCCCTGTCGTGGTCAGTGTGGCCCCTGCCACCCTCACCATTGCCCACCGCCAG ACGGAGGCGGTGCTGTGCGAGTGCCGCGTGCGGTTCCTGTCCTTCATGGGGGTGGGACGCGACGTCCGCGCCTTCGCCTTCATCATGGCCAGCGCGCCCGGCACCTTCCGCTGCCACATGGTGTGGTGTGAGCCCAACGCCGCGGGGCTCAGCGAGGCGCTGCAGGCTGCCTGCGTG CTCCGCTACCAGAAGTGCCTGGACGCGCGGCCCCAggcctccagctcctgcctgccgGCCCCCCCGGCGGACTCGGTGGCGCGGCGGGTGGGCTCCTCTGTGCGCCGGGGGGTGCAGACCCTCCTGGGGACCCTCAAACCGCGGCGGGGAGGGGCACAGACCCCTTGA
- the TRIM3 gene encoding tripartite motif-containing protein 3 isoform X2 has protein sequence MEVLQRDPDPHGAPPAPLPPLGATTGQPLCCPNHEGKVMEFYCETCETAMCRECTEGERREHRDHHTVPLRDVLEQHKAALQHQLDAVRARLPQLAAAVGLVAEISRQLGQRRAEAEAEIGSSFEELEAALRQRREVLLRDLEATCAAKQQVLEAQLEVLRQGQESILSSCAFTEQALHHGSATEVLLVQKQMGERLRELAARPFPEHPHENAQLEFRAEPEGLRRSIQNLGVLLTTSATAHTTVATGEGLRQAVVGQPCSLSVTTKDKDGALVRSGGARLRFAVTGPDGAAAEAEVQDNRNGTYELVYTPRAEGDFVLSILLYGQPVRGSPFRARALRPGDVPPSPEEAKRRVKSPGGGHVRQKALRRPASMYGSAKRKENPIEDELIFRVGSRGREKGEFTNLQGISTSSAGRIVVADSNNQCVQVFSNEGQFRLRFGVRGRSPGQLQRPTGVSVDTNGDIIVADYDNRWVSVFSPEGKFKTKLGAGRLMGPKGVAVDRNGHIIVVDNKACCVFIFQPNGKLVARFGSRGTAERQFAGPHFVAVNNKNEIVVTDFHNHSVKVYNAEGEFLFKFGSHGEGNGQFNAPTGVAVDSNGNIIVADWGNSRIQVFDSAGSFLSYINTAADPLYGPQGLALTSDGHVVVADSGNHCFKAYRYLQ, from the exons ATGGAGGTGCTGCAGCGGGACCCCGACCCCCACGGggccccccccgcgcccctGCCCCCCCTGGGCGCCACCACCGGGCAGCCCCTTTGCTGCCCCAACCACGAGGGAaag GTGATGGAGTTCTACTGCGAGACCTGTGAGACAGCCATGTGCCGGGAGTGCACGGagggggagcggcgggagcaCCGGGACCACCACACGGTGCCGCTGCgggatgtgctggagcagcacaaggcggccctgcagcaccagctcGATGCCGTGCGCGCCAG GCTCCCGCAGCTGGCAGCGGCCGTGGGGCTGGTGGCCGAGATCAGCCGGCAGCTGGGGCAGCGCCGGGCCGAGGCCGAGGCCGAGATCGGGAGCAGCTTCGAGGAGCTGGAGGCGGCTCTGCGGCAGCGGCGGGAGGTGCTGCTGCGCGACCTGGAGGCCACCTGTGCTGCCAAGCAGCAG GTGCTGGAGGCGCAGCTGGAGGTGCTGCGGCAGGGCCAGGAGAGCATCCTGAGCAGCTGCGCGTTCACGGAGCAGGCGCTGCACCACGGCTCGGccacagaggtgctgctggtgcagaAGCAGATGGGCGAGCGGCTGCGGGAGCTGGCGGCGCGGCCCTTCCCCGAGCACCCGCACGAGAACGCGCAGCTCGAGTTCCGCGCCGAGCCCGAGGGGCTGCGCCGCTCCATCCAGAACCTGGGCGTGCTGCTGACCACCAGCGCCACGGCGCACACCACGGTGGCCACGGGCGAGGGGCTGCGCCAGGCCGTGGTGGGGCAGCCCTGCTCGCTCAGCGTCACCACCAAGGACAAGGACGGGGCGCTGGTGCGCAGCGGCGGCGCCCGCCTGCGCTTCGCCGTGACGGGCCCCGACGGCGCCGCGGCCGAGGCCGAGGTGCAGGACAACCGCAACGGCACCTACGAGCTGGTGTACACGCCGCGCGCCGAGGGCGACTTCGTGCTGTCCATCCTGCTGTACGGGCAGCCCGTGCGCGGCTCCCCCTTCCGCGCCCGTGCCCTGCGTCCCGGCGACGTGCCCCCGTCCCCCGAGGAGGCCAAGCGCCGCGTCAAGTCCCCGGGCGGGGGGCACGTGCGGCAGAAGGCCCTGCGCCGCCCCGCCAGCATGTACGGCAGCGCCAAGCGCAAGGAGAACCCCATCGAGGATGAGCTCATCTTCCGCGTCG GCAGCCGCGGCCGGGAGAAGGGCGAGTTCACCAACCTGCAGGGGATCTCCACGTCCAGTGCCGGCCGCATCGTTGTGGCTGACAGCAACAACCAGTGCGTGCAG gtGTTCAGTAATGAGGGGCAGTTCCGGCTGCGTTTCGGGGTGCGGGGGcgctccccagggcagctccagcgCCCCACGGGGGTCTCTGTGGACACCAATGGCGACATCATCGTGGCCGACTACGACAACCGCTGGGTCAGCGTGTTCTCACCTGAGGGCAAGTtcaag aCGAAGCTGGGTGCAGGGCGGCTGATGGGCCCCAAGGGTGTTGCCGTAGACCGCAACGGGCACATCATCGTGGTGGACAACAAGGCCTGTTGTGTCTTCATCTTCCAGCCCAATGGGAAGCTGGTGGCGCGTTTCGGCTCCCGCGGCACCGCCGAGCGCCAGTTTGCAG GGCCCCACTTTGTGGCTGTCAACAACAAGAACGAGATCGTGGTGACTGACTTCCACAACCACTCGGTGAAG GTGTACAACGCGGAGGGCGAGTTCCTGTTCAAGTTTGGGTCGCACGGGGAGGGCAACGGGCAGTTCAACGCGCCCACGGGGGTGGCTGTGGACAGCAACGGCAACATCATCGTGGCCGACTGGGGCAACAGCCGCATCCAG GTGTTTGACAGCGCAGGCTCGTTCCTGTCCTACATCAACACGGCGGCCGACCCGCTGTACGGGCCGCAGGGGCTGGCGCTCACCTCCGATGGCCACGTGGTTGTGGCCGACTCGGGCAACCACTGCTTCAAGGCCTATCGGTACCTGCAGTGA
- the TRIM3 gene encoding tripartite motif-containing protein 3 isoform X1, which produces MARREPASPVVRQIDQQFLVCSICLDRYRNPKVLPCLHTFCERCLQNYIPAQSLSLSCPVCRQTSILPERGVPALPNNFFITNLMEVLQRDPDPHGAPPAPLPPLGATTGQPLCCPNHEGKVMEFYCETCETAMCRECTEGERREHRDHHTVPLRDVLEQHKAALQHQLDAVRARLPQLAAAVGLVAEISRQLGQRRAEAEAEIGSSFEELEAALRQRREVLLRDLEATCAAKQQVLEAQLEVLRQGQESILSSCAFTEQALHHGSATEVLLVQKQMGERLRELAARPFPEHPHENAQLEFRAEPEGLRRSIQNLGVLLTTSATAHTTVATGEGLRQAVVGQPCSLSVTTKDKDGALVRSGGARLRFAVTGPDGAAAEAEVQDNRNGTYELVYTPRAEGDFVLSILLYGQPVRGSPFRARALRPGDVPPSPEEAKRRVKSPGGGHVRQKALRRPASMYGSAKRKENPIEDELIFRVGSRGREKGEFTNLQGISTSSAGRIVVADSNNQCVQVFSNEGQFRLRFGVRGRSPGQLQRPTGVSVDTNGDIIVADYDNRWVSVFSPEGKFKTKLGAGRLMGPKGVAVDRNGHIIVVDNKACCVFIFQPNGKLVARFGSRGTAERQFAGPHFVAVNNKNEIVVTDFHNHSVKVYNAEGEFLFKFGSHGEGNGQFNAPTGVAVDSNGNIIVADWGNSRIQVFDSAGSFLSYINTAADPLYGPQGLALTSDGHVVVADSGNHCFKAYRYLQ; this is translated from the exons ATGGCCCGCCGCGAGCCCGCCAGCCCGGTGGTGCGGCAGATCGACCAGCAGTTCCTGGTCTGCAGCATCTGCCTCGACCGCTACCGCAACCCCAAggtgctgccctgcctgcacaccTTCTGCGAGAG GTGCCTGCAGAACTACATCCCGGCCCAGAGCCTGTCCCTGTCGTGTCCTGTGTGCCGCCAGACCTCGATCCTGCCTGAGCGGGGGGTCCCGGCACTGCCCAACAACTTCTTCATCACCAACCTGATGGAGGTGCTGCAGCGGGACCCCGACCCCCACGGggccccccccgcgcccctGCCCCCCCTGGGCGCCACCACCGGGCAGCCCCTTTGCTGCCCCAACCACGAGGGAaag GTGATGGAGTTCTACTGCGAGACCTGTGAGACAGCCATGTGCCGGGAGTGCACGGagggggagcggcgggagcaCCGGGACCACCACACGGTGCCGCTGCgggatgtgctggagcagcacaaggcggccctgcagcaccagctcGATGCCGTGCGCGCCAG GCTCCCGCAGCTGGCAGCGGCCGTGGGGCTGGTGGCCGAGATCAGCCGGCAGCTGGGGCAGCGCCGGGCCGAGGCCGAGGCCGAGATCGGGAGCAGCTTCGAGGAGCTGGAGGCGGCTCTGCGGCAGCGGCGGGAGGTGCTGCTGCGCGACCTGGAGGCCACCTGTGCTGCCAAGCAGCAG GTGCTGGAGGCGCAGCTGGAGGTGCTGCGGCAGGGCCAGGAGAGCATCCTGAGCAGCTGCGCGTTCACGGAGCAGGCGCTGCACCACGGCTCGGccacagaggtgctgctggtgcagaAGCAGATGGGCGAGCGGCTGCGGGAGCTGGCGGCGCGGCCCTTCCCCGAGCACCCGCACGAGAACGCGCAGCTCGAGTTCCGCGCCGAGCCCGAGGGGCTGCGCCGCTCCATCCAGAACCTGGGCGTGCTGCTGACCACCAGCGCCACGGCGCACACCACGGTGGCCACGGGCGAGGGGCTGCGCCAGGCCGTGGTGGGGCAGCCCTGCTCGCTCAGCGTCACCACCAAGGACAAGGACGGGGCGCTGGTGCGCAGCGGCGGCGCCCGCCTGCGCTTCGCCGTGACGGGCCCCGACGGCGCCGCGGCCGAGGCCGAGGTGCAGGACAACCGCAACGGCACCTACGAGCTGGTGTACACGCCGCGCGCCGAGGGCGACTTCGTGCTGTCCATCCTGCTGTACGGGCAGCCCGTGCGCGGCTCCCCCTTCCGCGCCCGTGCCCTGCGTCCCGGCGACGTGCCCCCGTCCCCCGAGGAGGCCAAGCGCCGCGTCAAGTCCCCGGGCGGGGGGCACGTGCGGCAGAAGGCCCTGCGCCGCCCCGCCAGCATGTACGGCAGCGCCAAGCGCAAGGAGAACCCCATCGAGGATGAGCTCATCTTCCGCGTCG GCAGCCGCGGCCGGGAGAAGGGCGAGTTCACCAACCTGCAGGGGATCTCCACGTCCAGTGCCGGCCGCATCGTTGTGGCTGACAGCAACAACCAGTGCGTGCAG gtGTTCAGTAATGAGGGGCAGTTCCGGCTGCGTTTCGGGGTGCGGGGGcgctccccagggcagctccagcgCCCCACGGGGGTCTCTGTGGACACCAATGGCGACATCATCGTGGCCGACTACGACAACCGCTGGGTCAGCGTGTTCTCACCTGAGGGCAAGTtcaag aCGAAGCTGGGTGCAGGGCGGCTGATGGGCCCCAAGGGTGTTGCCGTAGACCGCAACGGGCACATCATCGTGGTGGACAACAAGGCCTGTTGTGTCTTCATCTTCCAGCCCAATGGGAAGCTGGTGGCGCGTTTCGGCTCCCGCGGCACCGCCGAGCGCCAGTTTGCAG GGCCCCACTTTGTGGCTGTCAACAACAAGAACGAGATCGTGGTGACTGACTTCCACAACCACTCGGTGAAG GTGTACAACGCGGAGGGCGAGTTCCTGTTCAAGTTTGGGTCGCACGGGGAGGGCAACGGGCAGTTCAACGCGCCCACGGGGGTGGCTGTGGACAGCAACGGCAACATCATCGTGGCCGACTGGGGCAACAGCCGCATCCAG GTGTTTGACAGCGCAGGCTCGTTCCTGTCCTACATCAACACGGCGGCCGACCCGCTGTACGGGCCGCAGGGGCTGGCGCTCACCTCCGATGGCCACGTGGTTGTGGCCGACTCGGGCAACCACTGCTTCAAGGCCTATCGGTACCTGCAGTGA